The stretch of DNA CCTGTCGCCGCTCGGCGTATAAGAGCTTGGCTTCGCGGTGTTCGGGCCGGCGGCTATCACGTCTCTGTCAGTGACTCCTCGGAACGAACGACGCCGACCCGACCGCCATGTCGGTCGAGTTCGAAGCCGAACGCCCGAAGGCAGGCGGGCGCACGATCGCCCTCGCGTCCGTGGACGAGCACCTCGACGAGGTCGTCGGGTTCGTCGATATCTGTTCCTAGCCGAAGCGAGTCGATCGTCTCGAGACTGGCCCCGACCTCGCGAGCGATCTCGCAGTGGTCGAGATAGGAAGTGCCGTGATAGTCGACGGTAAACGCGGGCTCGCGAACGACGAGCGCGTTCGTGCCGCCGGCCCGCCCCGGCGCGATCGCGATGTCGGCGTCGGCAGCCAGGAGGCGCTCGAGGGAAGCGGGCGTCGCCAGCGCGAGGTCGGCCATGACGACCGCGACGGCGTCTCCGGTCGCCGCGTCGCCGCCTGGCAGCCGCGCGTTGACCGCGTCCGTCAGGGGTCGGTCGTCGACCATGACCGACACTGCTGTCGCGACGTTGTCCGGGAGTTCGAGCGCGTCGAGATCGAGCGGCGCGGTCGCGACGACCGTCGGCTCGTGGCCCGTCTCGACGATCGCACACAGCACGTCCGCGAGCATGGCGTGGGCAAAGCGCAGCCGCTCGGCTGGGGACAGCACGGACTCGAGGCGCGTCTTCGGCGTCTCGGCTGCGAACGGGACCATGACACGCATCCGGATCTGACTGGTGTAGTTCGAGCGCGCTCAAAAACACGTCGGAGTCCGGGATCGATTCCGGTCGATCGATCGCATGGGTCGGCTCGATTCCCGTGCCCCCCGACACGAGTGCGGTCGCTCGGCCCGTCGACCGCAAAACGCAACGCCGGCCTAGAACAGCGGCTCGAGTTCGTCCTCGTCGTCCTCGACGAGTTCCTCTAAGTTCTCCTCGCTTTCCTGTTGGATATCGTCGATGTTGTCCTGGGCCTCGATGGCAACCTGCTGAAGACGCTTGATCCGCGGGACGTTCGTCACACCCGAGAGCAAGATCGCTGCGGACACTTCGGGTTCCTGTCGGGGGAAGTCGCCACCGCGAACTTCCATGCTGCCGGTTTCCTCCTCGAGCCACTTGCGCCCGCGTTCGATGCCTTTCCGGTTCAAATACTCCGAGGGGCCGGAGAGAACGAGCAGGGCGCGCTCGGTGCCTTCGATCTCACACGGCAGCGTGAGCCGGCCAAGCGCGGCCTTGCGGACGAGGCTCGTGATGCGGTTCGTGGTGTTGGCAGCGTCCAGTCCGTCGTCGCCACCGCCGCCGTCGCCAGTAAACCGCGAGAGGAGGCCACCACCGGTATTCAACTCGACCTCTTCGCTCGCGAAGCCGACGGTCGAGACGCCGCCGCCCGAGAGTGTGTTGATGATCTCCGAAGAGTCGACGACGCTTTCTGCGACCTCCTGTCCGTCGCCAACCTCGCCGGCACCGAAGAGGATACCAAAGCGGCGGACGATCTCCTCGTTGATCTGTTCGTAGCCGCCTTCGACGGACTCACCGGTCTGTCGCCAGGAGTCGTTGTCGAAGACGAGCAGGTTGTCGACCTCGCGGACGAACGTCTGGAAGGATCGAGCCGCGTTGAGCGTGTAGATCCCACCCTCGTCCGTCCCCGGCAGGACGCCGAGTCCGTAGACGGGGATCGTGTAGATTCGCTTCAGATGTTTCGCGAGGACTGGCGCACCACCCGAGCCGGTGCCGCCGCCCATGCCGGCGACGATCAGAAACGCGTCGACCTCGTGGGTCGGGATCTGGTCGATGGCGTTCTGTACCTCGTCGATGTCCTCCTCGGCGACTTCCGCGCCGAGCTCGTTGTCAGCACCCACGCCGTGGCCCTTTACACGGGCCTGGCCGATGAGTACGCGATTCTCCTGTGGAATATTGTCAAGACCGATGAGGTCCGCTTTCGCGGAGTTGACGGCAATCGCCGCGCGGACGATTCCGCTGTTCGTCCGATCGTCGTACTCGAGGAATCGATCGACGATCTTGCCACCGGCCTGTCCGAATCCGATCATCGCCAGCTTCATTGTTTGTCAGGGGGCTCCGTTGGATTGGTACCAGTGCAATGGAGGATATAAACCTTGTGCTAAGCTGAATTTCTCGAACGATTTACTATCTCGCTAAATAGAGAGAATGGGCGGGTCTCCCCCCGAAACGGGGAGAGAAACACCACTGATTATGTCTATCGGTTGATCGGTGTTTATTACTGTAAGCGGTGTCGCCGTCAGACGGACTCCTGTCAGTGGGTGCCGGTGTACCCGTGACTGCCCTGCAGTCGGGCCGGTCGCTCGTGACAGCAGACCGTCTCAGGCCGTGCCAGCCGGTTTCGGCCGTCGTGTCGCCCCATCGAGCCCGAGGTACGACTCGAGCGTCGTCAGGTCTGCGGGCTTACGACCAAAGTCGGTTACGTCGTTGTCGGCGACGGTGTTGTCGAACGCGAGCGAGCGGGCCTGATCTGGACCGAAAGGCACGAACGGCAGCGGGCCGACCGCCGAGAGCCCGACTTTTGCGAGTCCCATCGGGATCGGGACGATTGTGACGTCTTTCCCCTCGGCCTCGTAGGCCAGCTCCGTCACGTCCGCGAGTGTGAGGACCTGTGGGCCACCGATTTCGTAGATTTCACCGATGTGGGTGTCGTCTTCGAGCGCCTCGGCCAGTATCGGGACGAGATCCCCGACCCAGATCGGCTGGAACCGGGTCTTCCCGCCGCCTGGCAATGCGGTCACGTACGGCGTCGTCAGGGTTTTCGTGAAGTCGACGAACTCGCCGCCGTCGCCGAAGACGACCGACGGGCGGACGATCGTCCATTCGAGACTCGAGTTCCGGACGACCCGCTCTGCGTTTCCCTTGGCACGGATATAGGCGGTGTCGCCGTTCGGGTCTGCTCCAAGTGCGCTCAGCTGCAGGAAGCGGTCGACATCGCCGTCCTCGGCCGCGCGAACGAGGTTCTCGGTACCGCCGAGGTGGACTTCCTCGTGGCTCGTCCCGCCGGGGGGCTCG from Natrinema sp. HArc-T2 encodes:
- the cofC gene encoding 2-phospho-L-lactate guanylyltransferase, yielding MRVMVPFAAETPKTRLESVLSPAERLRFAHAMLADVLCAIVETGHEPTVVATAPLDLDALELPDNVATAVSVMVDDRPLTDAVNARLPGGDAATGDAVAVVMADLALATPASLERLLAADADIAIAPGRAGGTNALVVREPAFTVDYHGTSYLDHCEIAREVGASLETIDSLRLGTDIDEPDDLVEVLVHGREGDRAPACLRAFGFELDRHGGRVGVVRSEESLTET
- a CDS encoding tubulin/FtsZ family protein produces the protein MKLAMIGFGQAGGKIVDRFLEYDDRTNSGIVRAAIAVNSAKADLIGLDNIPQENRVLIGQARVKGHGVGADNELGAEVAEEDIDEVQNAIDQIPTHEVDAFLIVAGMGGGTGSGGAPVLAKHLKRIYTIPVYGLGVLPGTDEGGIYTLNAARSFQTFVREVDNLLVFDNDSWRQTGESVEGGYEQINEEIVRRFGILFGAGEVGDGQEVAESVVDSSEIINTLSGGGVSTVGFASEEVELNTGGGLLSRFTGDGGGGDDGLDAANTTNRITSLVRKAALGRLTLPCEIEGTERALLVLSGPSEYLNRKGIERGRKWLEEETGSMEVRGGDFPRQEPEVSAAILLSGVTNVPRIKRLQQVAIEAQDNIDDIQQESEENLEELVEDDEDELEPLF
- a CDS encoding complex I NDUFA9 subunit family protein, translated to MKILVAGGTGFIGRNLCAELAERGHEVTALSRSPDSSGLPDGVETAMGDVSAYDSIATTVADHDAVVNLVSLSPLFEPPGGTSHEEVHLGGTENLVRAAEDGDVDRFLQLSALGADPNGDTAYIRAKGNAERVVRNSSLEWTIVRPSVVFGDGGEFVDFTKTLTTPYVTALPGGGKTRFQPIWVGDLVPILAEALEDDTHIGEIYEIGGPQVLTLADVTELAYEAEGKDVTIVPIPMGLAKVGLSAVGPLPFVPFGPDQARSLAFDNTVADNDVTDFGRKPADLTTLESYLGLDGATRRPKPAGTA